In Aerococcus loyolae, a genomic segment contains:
- a CDS encoding pneumococcal-type histidine triad protein, whose translation MACSASALLLGGGYYWGYSQGHSGNESTINYVADQGLGKDGAEVKKLSNADDEIEAEQIVVKITDDGYVTSHGDHFHYYNGKVPYDAIISEELIMRDPNYKLRQEDIVNEVRDGYIIKVNGKYYLYLKDPNKAVNVRTKEEIEEQRKLHNVKEDGSHGGHAMTKAEAQAVQAAKAQGRYTTDDGYVFTVGSIVQDTGDAYICAHGDHFHYVPKADLSPAERAAAAAYMAGRSGSSQPGSAGPSHSSGQSIVSQRLNNSPYAGLVHGNNSWQNPQGSTGQISPQHQANQQSSQASQGQRPGLDGLLDQLYKLPMNQRHVESDGLVFDPVKVTKRNNFGYVLPHGDHFHIIPFDQLSDLEIAATEAYLKAGNYHYQAPKDHSKTTVSNKKSQTGSQPEKKEPAGQKAQEHGQGNKDQGKDLSPLEEARRQGRYTTDDGYIFTPESIVSDQGDGYICKHGDHFHYVPKGDLSANERAQAKAYLNKSSGQAESKQEQTEKIIRPLDPVRPQVNKPSFKPSQIDHSQENKGQVQKDLKQSQANTQKTLEQMLDELYALPLEERHREGDGLLFDPMKVTRKTNFGYVHPHGDHHHVIPLQELSALEIAATEAHLNNPSYIYQTGKTGQESKPSNSPGEEINSQKDESKNQASQVDDSQEEKDQDKVNFLALAQKIVKSAKGKDHKAYTTDDGYRFSPESIVEYDSNGFITQHGDHSHYVPFADLDDEEIRQAQDYVNSGKKEIKRVEGSQDSADVIDKKLSLIALESGVKKADLKVTGNKVIVPHGNHSHMKNLSDYPSYLRASDFSTAQEYKDYILGLKLSQFKLEHGLQDKEVIRDGDQLLAVLADKTIAKKLDEIALPIDYEGVSFSSSKNNQDENKKKLVAEEPKATTIPEGLFTPQQLAAVNIQMAYPEREENGAFLVYHIDHWHKIEDIHLNAWFNQDKEKIEKAKASMRYLIAHPEAKMPPKNGFGVPHKQSADDKDFYVSFNGKKYKAFGKGLQPGPYNTGSEGYVFSKDNILGVDDHGVTTEHRANGHAHTHYIEFGELKGYELAQVEEWMEEQGIAVEKTKDQSPQIDPESVVPDKRDDRYVFEADNGKEFYVYPFELRPDQIAAVEAVLARKTLDPQAVISKDGAGYHFKVNGKSVVYPAEALSDYQVEKIERQLFLKNFQADKVLSRFSRGYLFQFGQGNQYFSQSELSKEQIAAVEEVLQQRNSKVPEKDQATDSKAAAEQKTDAERIETAKEAFLATHGFNPEEVKSRTAGGYIFEIFGTEYKLTVYKPESGQAKKASELSPDQVAAVEAVLKSREQEKANLTSESNHNQSLGHSEDKHPVAEKLLPEAVNSENTEVETIDNKQVLPENSETNLTTEVKAAD comes from the coding sequence CTGGCTTGTTCAGCCTCAGCGCTCTTATTAGGAGGGGGCTATTATTGGGGCTACTCCCAGGGGCATTCAGGCAATGAATCGACGATTAATTATGTGGCTGACCAAGGTCTAGGAAAAGATGGGGCTGAAGTCAAGAAATTGTCTAATGCAGATGATGAAATCGAAGCAGAACAAATCGTGGTCAAGATCACTGATGATGGCTATGTTACTTCTCACGGTGACCATTTTCATTATTACAATGGTAAGGTTCCTTATGATGCCATTATTAGTGAAGAATTGATTATGCGAGACCCCAACTACAAACTCCGTCAAGAAGATATCGTTAACGAAGTTCGGGATGGCTATATCATTAAGGTTAATGGAAAATATTATCTCTATCTAAAAGATCCTAATAAGGCCGTTAATGTGCGGACCAAGGAAGAAATTGAAGAGCAAAGAAAACTGCACAATGTTAAAGAAGACGGTAGCCACGGAGGACATGCTATGACTAAAGCTGAGGCCCAAGCTGTCCAAGCAGCTAAAGCCCAAGGGCGTTATACCACCGATGATGGCTATGTCTTTACCGTGGGTAGCATTGTACAAGATACTGGGGATGCTTATATTTGTGCCCATGGCGACCACTTCCACTATGTACCTAAGGCAGATCTTTCTCCAGCAGAACGGGCGGCCGCAGCGGCCTATATGGCTGGAAGATCAGGATCTTCCCAGCCAGGATCAGCGGGCCCTTCGCATAGTAGTGGACAAAGCATCGTTAGCCAACGTTTAAATAATAGTCCTTATGCTGGTCTGGTACATGGGAATAATAGCTGGCAAAATCCACAGGGATCAACGGGTCAAATAAGCCCTCAACATCAAGCCAACCAGCAATCCTCCCAAGCCAGTCAGGGACAACGGCCTGGTTTAGACGGTTTATTAGACCAACTTTATAAGCTGCCAATGAATCAACGCCATGTGGAGTCCGATGGCTTAGTTTTTGATCCGGTCAAAGTCACCAAAAGAAACAATTTCGGCTATGTGCTTCCCCATGGGGACCACTTCCATATTATTCCTTTTGACCAACTATCTGATTTAGAAATTGCGGCCACTGAAGCTTATTTAAAGGCTGGAAACTACCACTACCAAGCGCCTAAAGACCATTCAAAAACGACAGTGTCTAATAAAAAATCGCAAACGGGGTCTCAGCCTGAGAAAAAAGAGCCAGCAGGACAGAAAGCCCAAGAGCATGGCCAAGGCAATAAAGATCAAGGGAAGGATCTGTCTCCCTTAGAAGAAGCGCGACGTCAGGGACGTTATACTACCGATGATGGTTATATTTTCACCCCTGAATCTATTGTTTCCGACCAAGGCGATGGCTATATCTGTAAGCACGGTGATCACTTCCACTATGTGCCTAAGGGTGATTTAAGTGCTAATGAACGCGCCCAAGCCAAGGCATATCTTAATAAGAGTAGTGGACAAGCGGAATCGAAGCAAGAGCAGACCGAAAAGATCATTAGACCCTTAGACCCAGTTCGCCCGCAAGTGAATAAACCAAGTTTTAAACCTAGCCAAATCGATCACTCTCAAGAAAATAAAGGACAAGTGCAAAAAGATCTAAAGCAAAGTCAGGCAAATACTCAAAAAACGCTAGAGCAAATGTTGGACGAACTCTACGCCCTTCCGCTAGAAGAACGCCATAGGGAAGGGGATGGCTTGTTATTCGATCCGATGAAAGTGACACGCAAGACCAATTTTGGCTATGTTCATCCCCATGGTGACCATCATCATGTGATTCCTTTGCAAGAATTATCCGCTCTTGAAATTGCTGCAACGGAGGCTCATCTCAACAATCCTTCTTATATTTACCAAACTGGGAAAACAGGTCAGGAAAGTAAGCCTTCAAACTCTCCTGGTGAAGAGATAAATAGTCAAAAAGATGAGTCTAAAAACCAAGCCAGCCAGGTGGACGATAGCCAAGAGGAGAAAGACCAAGATAAGGTAAACTTCCTTGCTCTAGCTCAAAAAATCGTTAAATCCGCCAAAGGGAAAGATCATAAAGCCTATACTACTGATGATGGCTATCGCTTTAGTCCAGAGTCGATCGTAGAGTACGACAGTAACGGTTTTATCACCCAACACGGTGATCACAGTCACTATGTTCCCTTTGCTGATTTGGATGATGAAGAGATTCGTCAAGCACAAGATTATGTAAATAGTGGAAAAAAGGAAATTAAGCGTGTGGAAGGCAGTCAGGATTCCGCTGATGTAATCGATAAGAAACTTTCTTTAATCGCTTTGGAGAGTGGCGTTAAGAAGGCCGATCTTAAAGTGACCGGCAATAAAGTCATTGTTCCTCATGGTAACCATAGCCATATGAAGAATTTATCGGACTATCCTTCCTACTTAAGAGCGAGCGATTTTTCTACTGCTCAAGAATATAAAGACTATATTTTAGGTTTAAAATTGAGTCAGTTCAAATTGGAACATGGTCTCCAAGATAAAGAGGTTATACGTGATGGTGACCAGTTACTTGCTGTTCTTGCGGATAAAACGATTGCTAAAAAACTCGATGAGATTGCTTTGCCAATCGACTATGAAGGAGTTTCATTTAGCTCTTCTAAAAATAACCAAGATGAAAATAAGAAAAAGCTTGTAGCAGAGGAGCCAAAAGCTACCACTATTCCTGAAGGCCTCTTTACCCCTCAGCAATTGGCTGCAGTGAATATACAAATGGCCTATCCGGAAAGAGAAGAAAATGGGGCTTTCCTGGTTTACCATATTGACCACTGGCACAAAATCGAAGATATCCATTTAAATGCTTGGTTTAACCAAGATAAGGAGAAAATCGAAAAGGCTAAGGCAAGTATGCGTTATTTAATCGCTCATCCTGAAGCAAAAATGCCGCCTAAAAATGGTTTTGGTGTCCCTCATAAACAATCGGCGGATGACAAGGATTTCTATGTAAGCTTTAATGGTAAAAAGTATAAGGCTTTCGGTAAGGGGCTCCAGCCAGGACCTTATAATACTGGATCTGAAGGCTATGTGTTCAGTAAAGATAATATCTTAGGGGTGGATGACCATGGTGTGACCACCGAGCACCGAGCTAACGGCCATGCCCATACCCACTATATTGAATTTGGCGAATTAAAGGGCTATGAACTTGCCCAAGTGGAAGAATGGATGGAAGAGCAGGGAATAGCAGTTGAAAAGACTAAGGATCAAAGCCCTCAAATCGATCCGGAAAGTGTTGTGCCTGACAAGCGTGATGACCGTTACGTCTTCGAAGCTGACAATGGCAAGGAATTTTATGTCTATCCATTTGAATTAAGACCGGACCAAATTGCTGCAGTCGAAGCGGTCTTAGCTAGAAAAACACTTGATCCTCAAGCAGTGATAAGCAAGGATGGCGCTGGTTACCACTTTAAAGTAAATGGAAAGTCCGTGGTCTACCCAGCTGAAGCTTTATCCGATTACCAAGTTGAAAAAATTGAACGGCAACTTTTCTTGAAGAATTTCCAAGCAGATAAAGTGCTTAGCCGCTTTTCACGCGGATACCTCTTCCAATTTGGCCAAGGCAACCAGTACTTCAGTCAGTCTGAACTCTCAAAAGAACAGATTGCCGCGGTAGAAGAAGTCTTGCAGCAAAGAAATAGCAAGGTCCCAGAAAAAGACCAAGCCACCGATTCAAAAGCAGCTGCCGAGCAAAAAACCGATGCTGAACGGATTGAAACGGCAAAAGAAGCCTTTCTCGCTACGCATGGCTTTAACCCTGAAGAAGTAAAATCCAGAACTGCTGGAGGCTACATCTTTGAAATCTTCGGCACTGAATATAAGCTGACAGTTTATAAGCCAGAATCCGGACAGGCTAAAAAGGCCAGTGAATTAAGTCCTGACCAAGTTGCTGCAGTGGAAGCTGTGCTCAAATCTCGTGAGCAAGAAAAGGCCAACTTAACTTCTGAAAGCAATCACAATCAGTCCTTAGGTCATAGTGAGGACAAGCATCCAGTAGCAGAAAAGCTGCTTCCTGAAGCAGTAAATTCAGAAAATACTGAAGTCGAAACAATTGATAATAAACAAGTCTTACCAGAAAATAGTGAGACCAACCTGACCACTGAGGTCAAGGCAGCAGACTAA
- a CDS encoding TrkH family potassium uptake protein produces the protein MLNFFKRLNVSQKIAFSFMSVILVGSLLLSLPIAHTATSTATYLDHLFISVSAVCVTGLWTESIYDSYNIIGQMVMLALIQTGGLGLMTIIGSIYHTIGQNIGLKNQIATGAALNHSENYKIGDFLTRIIRYTAIIEGTGFILLSTYFVPRFGWAKGLWNGLFTAISAFCNAGFDIMGNNSLIDLKTVPVLNWTIMALIVLGGIGFSVWFDITNQIKNYAKKSNGRKLSFYFKHLSPHTKLVLIVTGLVILIGASLFLLVEWDNPGTIGPLSLGDKIMTAFFQTITMRTAGFATVDYTACRPVSLLIFVLTMFIGGGAGGTAGGLKVTTFALTIMLALREVRQIKHVNFDRHTIPDAAVRQSFTIALMYVSALFIGSALLLTFDPGQRYLHLLFEAISALATVGVSAGLTPNLSLASHIVLMLLMFVGRIGPMTMALSLRRNRNNYDIRYAKTNILIG, from the coding sequence ATGTTAAATTTTTTTAAGCGCTTAAATGTTTCTCAAAAGATTGCTTTTTCTTTTATGAGTGTGATTTTAGTAGGGTCCTTACTCTTATCCCTACCGATCGCCCATACGGCGACTTCTACTGCAACTTATTTAGACCATTTGTTTATATCGGTATCAGCCGTTTGTGTGACTGGTTTATGGACCGAATCCATTTATGATTCTTATAATATTATCGGACAAATGGTGATGCTAGCCCTGATCCAAACGGGTGGCTTGGGCTTGATGACTATTATTGGGTCCATCTACCATACCATTGGGCAAAACATTGGTTTGAAAAATCAAATAGCCACTGGCGCGGCCCTTAACCACAGTGAAAATTACAAAATTGGCGACTTCCTAACCCGAATTATTCGCTATACAGCGATTATTGAGGGGACTGGCTTTATCTTACTGTCGACCTACTTTGTGCCTCGTTTCGGCTGGGCTAAGGGGCTCTGGAATGGTCTTTTTACAGCCATCTCAGCTTTCTGTAATGCGGGTTTTGATATTATGGGAAACAATTCCCTAATTGACCTAAAGACAGTCCCGGTATTAAATTGGACCATCATGGCCCTCATCGTCCTGGGGGGGATTGGGTTCAGTGTTTGGTTTGATATTACTAATCAAATCAAAAATTATGCTAAGAAAAGTAATGGGCGTAAACTGAGTTTTTATTTTAAACACTTAAGTCCCCACACCAAGTTAGTTCTTATTGTCACAGGTTTGGTTATTCTGATTGGCGCTTCTTTATTTTTACTGGTTGAGTGGGATAATCCTGGTACCATTGGGCCGTTATCGCTTGGAGATAAGATTATGACTGCCTTTTTCCAAACCATCACTATGCGTACTGCCGGCTTTGCTACCGTGGATTACACGGCCTGTCGTCCCGTGTCCTTGTTGATCTTTGTTCTAACCATGTTCATTGGTGGGGGCGCCGGGGGTACTGCCGGTGGGTTAAAGGTAACCACCTTTGCTTTAACCATCATGTTAGCCTTGCGCGAGGTGCGGCAAATTAAGCATGTCAATTTTGACCGGCATACGATTCCAGATGCTGCGGTTCGTCAATCTTTTACCATAGCTTTAATGTATGTTAGTGCACTCTTCATTGGGTCGGCCTTATTATTAACTTTTGATCCAGGCCAGCGCTACTTACACTTGTTATTTGAAGCCATTTCAGCCTTGGCGACAGTTGGGGTCTCTGCTGGCTTGACGCCTAACCTTTCCCTAGCTAGTCATATTGTTTTAATGTTATTAATGTTTGTTGGCCGTATTGGTCCGATGACTATGGCTTTAAGTTTGAGACGGAATCGGAACAATTATGATATTCGCTATGCGAAGACCAATATTCTTATTGGGTAG
- a CDS encoding DUF1846 domain-containing protein has protein sequence MGKIGFDTKKYLEEQSKYIFKRVEGKDKLYLEFGGKLIGDKHAKRVLPGFDEDAKLKLLERMKDQAEIIICVYAGDIESNKMRGDYGITYDLEVLRLIDEYHALDISVNSVLITRYHGEANATNFMHNLERRGIKVYTHQEIKGYPTNVDLLGENGFEVNPYIETTKPIVVVSGPGAGSGKLATCLNQLYHEWKRGVRASYAKFETFPVWNLPLNHPVNIAYEAATVDLKDVNMIDNYHYDAYGEVAVNYNRDLKMFPVIRRILQSITHETVYQSPTDMGVNCVKAGIIDDEVVRQAANEEIIRRSFQTENDYKSGLVDEEALSRMQLIMEDSNLKQEDRIPVKEARQYAKEVQDRFNSEEDQPVMALALDDGQIVTGRSSDLMDASGAVILNSLKVLAGIADPINLLSPLILQTIQELKTGPLSDRTPILTANELLIALAISASTNPTAQMAYDQLKALDGTQAHSTYILTKDNEKTLKSLGIDVTNDPVFPNENLYYQ, from the coding sequence ATGGGTAAAATTGGTTTTGACACTAAAAAGTATCTTGAAGAACAGTCAAAGTATATCTTTAAGCGCGTTGAAGGCAAGGACAAGCTCTACCTGGAATTTGGGGGAAAATTAATCGGCGATAAGCACGCCAAACGGGTCCTTCCAGGTTTCGATGAAGATGCCAAATTGAAACTCTTGGAGAGAATGAAGGATCAAGCTGAAATTATTATCTGTGTCTATGCTGGAGACATTGAAAGTAACAAGATGCGGGGCGACTATGGCATCACTTATGACCTTGAAGTCTTACGTTTAATCGACGAATACCATGCCTTAGATATTTCTGTTAACAGTGTCCTTATCACCCGCTATCATGGTGAGGCGAATGCCACAAACTTTATGCATAATCTCGAACGACGGGGGATTAAGGTCTACACCCACCAAGAAATTAAAGGCTACCCCACTAACGTTGACCTTTTAGGGGAAAATGGTTTTGAAGTCAATCCTTATATTGAAACCACAAAACCGATTGTGGTTGTCTCTGGTCCAGGTGCCGGCTCTGGGAAACTAGCCACCTGCCTTAACCAGCTCTACCATGAATGGAAACGTGGGGTCCGGGCATCTTACGCCAAATTTGAAACCTTCCCAGTCTGGAACCTCCCCCTCAACCATCCCGTTAATATTGCCTATGAAGCAGCTACGGTGGACTTAAAAGATGTCAATATGATTGATAATTATCACTACGATGCCTATGGGGAAGTCGCTGTTAATTACAACCGCGACTTAAAGATGTTCCCAGTCATCCGCCGCATCTTACAAAGCATTACCCATGAAACCGTCTACCAATCCCCTACCGACATGGGTGTGAACTGTGTCAAGGCTGGCATTATTGATGATGAAGTGGTCCGTCAGGCAGCTAATGAAGAAATCATCCGACGTTCCTTCCAAACAGAAAACGATTATAAGAGTGGTCTGGTCGATGAAGAAGCCTTGTCACGGATGCAATTAATTATGGAAGATTCTAATCTCAAGCAAGAAGATCGCATTCCTGTCAAAGAAGCCCGCCAATATGCAAAAGAAGTCCAAGACCGCTTCAATTCCGAAGAAGACCAACCCGTCATGGCCTTGGCTTTAGATGATGGTCAAATTGTTACTGGGCGTAGCAGTGACCTGATGGATGCATCAGGTGCAGTCATCCTAAACAGCCTAAAAGTACTGGCTGGCATCGCTGACCCGATTAACCTTCTATCACCACTTATTTTACAAACCATCCAAGAACTCAAAACTGGTCCTTTAAGTGACCGGACACCGATCCTAACTGCCAATGAATTACTCATTGCCCTAGCTATTTCAGCGTCAACCAATCCAACCGCCCAAATGGCTTATGACCAATTAAAAGCCCTGGACGGCACCCAAGCTCACTCAACCTACATACTCACTAAAGACAATGAAAAAACCTTAAAGAGTTTAGGTATCGATGTCACTAATGACCCTGTCTTCCCTAATGAAAATCTCTATTACCAATAA
- a CDS encoding potassium channel family protein yields MSKANRVIGVMGLGLFGSALVKRLATKGIDVIACDRMEKHVNDLEDCLTIGSVGDFTDLDFMREAGFGNCDIIVIGTGENLEAAVLGVINCQELGVNHIICKAKNQRFAQALLALGVSRVILPEEESGYHIADVISRQSIEDLINLDEETAIVEFRAPEKWVNVTLDELDVRQKYDLNIIGIRKHLKETLNTQFQPDYRFAKDDIIVAVANNEKFDQIDYLERL; encoded by the coding sequence ATGAGTAAAGCAAATCGTGTTATTGGTGTTATGGGCTTAGGTCTCTTTGGATCTGCCTTGGTTAAGCGGCTAGCGACCAAGGGGATTGATGTGATTGCTTGTGACCGTATGGAAAAACATGTCAACGACTTGGAAGATTGTCTAACTATAGGTAGTGTAGGAGACTTTACTGACCTCGACTTTATGCGAGAAGCTGGTTTTGGAAATTGCGATATTATTGTGATTGGAACCGGGGAAAACCTCGAGGCTGCTGTTCTCGGTGTGATTAACTGTCAAGAATTAGGGGTCAACCACATTATCTGTAAGGCTAAAAACCAACGTTTTGCCCAAGCCTTGTTAGCGCTAGGAGTTTCGCGAGTGATTCTTCCTGAAGAGGAATCAGGTTACCATATTGCCGATGTTATCAGCCGCCAATCCATTGAAGACCTGATTAATTTGGATGAAGAAACCGCTATTGTTGAATTCCGGGCTCCGGAAAAATGGGTCAATGTCACTTTGGATGAATTAGATGTCAGACAGAAGTACGATCTCAATATTATCGGGATTAGGAAACATCTAAAGGAAACCCTAAATACCCAATTCCAACCGGATTATCGTTTTGCTAAAGACGATATTATCGTGGCTGTAGCCAATAATGAAAAATTTGATCAAATTGATTACTTAGAACGTTTATAA
- a CDS encoding metal ABC transporter solute-binding protein, Zn/Mn family produces MLLLALLVLTGACTKNTGDKEVKGLNIVTSFYPIYEMTRAVSGDLNTVQMIQSGAGIHSFEPSANDIAAIEKADVFVYHSRTLEGWAKNLKENLKDSPVKVIEGSENLTLDKVPGLEDLDPGQEVDEKTLYDPHSWLDPVLVGQEVQSIAKQLSAIDPDHAAIYQKNADDYQAQAQDLVDKYQDQFKELKQKTFVTQHTAFSYLANRFGLRQLGISGISPEQEPSAQQMAEIQDFVKTYQVKTIFVEPQVSTKIAEVISQATGAQLDTLSPLEADPQNDKGLLGNIEMNLQTLLKHLQEDKK; encoded by the coding sequence ATGCTTTTACTCGCTTTATTAGTGCTTACTGGTGCTTGTACGAAGAATACTGGGGATAAAGAAGTCAAGGGGCTAAATATTGTCACCAGTTTTTACCCAATTTATGAAATGACCCGGGCGGTTTCGGGAGACTTGAATACTGTGCAAATGATTCAAAGTGGAGCGGGGATTCATTCCTTTGAACCCTCAGCTAATGATATTGCTGCCATTGAAAAGGCAGATGTCTTCGTTTATCATTCGCGGACCTTGGAAGGTTGGGCCAAGAACCTTAAGGAAAACCTGAAAGATTCTCCAGTCAAAGTTATCGAAGGGTCAGAAAACTTAACTTTAGACAAGGTTCCTGGCTTAGAAGACCTCGACCCTGGTCAAGAAGTCGATGAAAAAACGCTCTATGATCCCCACTCCTGGCTTGATCCGGTACTTGTCGGTCAAGAGGTGCAAAGTATTGCTAAGCAATTAAGTGCGATTGATCCTGACCATGCAGCAATCTATCAAAAGAACGCTGACGACTATCAAGCCCAGGCCCAAGACCTAGTGGATAAATACCAAGATCAATTTAAAGAGCTCAAGCAAAAAACCTTTGTCACTCAGCACACGGCCTTTTCTTATTTAGCTAATCGCTTTGGCTTACGGCAATTAGGCATATCGGGGATCTCGCCAGAACAAGAACCAAGTGCCCAACAAATGGCTGAAATTCAAGACTTTGTAAAAACTTACCAGGTCAAGACCATTTTCGTTGAACCGCAAGTTTCTACTAAAATTGCTGAGGTCATTTCCCAAGCGACGGGGGCTCAATTGGATACCCTAAGTCCCTTGGAAGCTGACCCCCAAAATGACAAAGGACTCTTAGGAAATATCGAGATGAATTTACAAACCCTTTTGAAGCATTTACAAGAGGATAAAAAATAG
- the uidA gene encoding beta-glucuronidase has translation MLYPQTNSCRSVLSLDGTWRFRIKEDQESYDPKDPLDHWQSIAVPASFNDQVADPAIRNHVGYFYYQRDFSLPKTLADQDIFLRFGSATHEAWVFVNGQEVAHHRGGFTPFECKITDAVSFTEPNRLTVLLSNILDHTTLPVGHYHERKDAQGKIQRELDENFDFFNYAGLNRSIVIYTSSKAARLTDLTILPDLNDSLDQAKVSFDVSIDSQVIDELSYQISIYDEAEKIVAEGKANESEFYLDQPQLWQPLNAYLYTAQVDLYQDGQLVDTYRQDFGIRKVEVKNGQFLINQEPFYFKGCGKHEDSYAHGRGFDPVYNVLDINLLKSMGANSIRTSHYPYSEEMMQVCDREGIVVIDETTGVGIMSSFGFNMSNFDPKTYRDDTFQELDTQAAHEQVIRELIQRDKNHACVVMWSLANEAATFNPEAHDYFAPLFDLARSLDPQKRPLTMINILLATPDTDQCSDLVDVICLNRYCGWYTQTADFDLAEDLSLKELQDWQALYPDKPIMYTEYGVDTVAGLHAIERQPFTEEFQWDYYVMMSRVFDQVDNFVGEQLWNFADFQTKVGVQRVQGNKKGIFNRAREPKMVVRLLKDRWQKIPNFNYKTKAN, from the coding sequence ATGTTATATCCACAAACTAACTCATGTCGTAGTGTCCTATCACTGGATGGCACTTGGCGCTTCCGCATTAAAGAAGACCAAGAAAGTTACGATCCTAAGGACCCCTTAGACCATTGGCAAAGTATTGCGGTCCCCGCCTCCTTCAATGACCAAGTAGCTGACCCAGCCATTCGCAACCATGTCGGCTACTTTTACTATCAAAGGGACTTCAGCCTCCCCAAGACTTTAGCTGACCAAGATATTTTTCTCCGCTTCGGTTCGGCAACCCATGAGGCCTGGGTTTTTGTCAATGGTCAAGAAGTGGCCCACCACCGAGGGGGCTTTACTCCCTTTGAGTGTAAGATTACAGACGCGGTTTCTTTTACTGAGCCTAACCGTTTAACTGTCCTGCTTTCCAATATTCTTGACCACACCACCCTACCCGTGGGGCACTACCATGAAAGGAAAGATGCCCAAGGAAAGATCCAACGAGAATTGGATGAGAACTTTGATTTCTTCAATTACGCTGGGCTTAACCGTTCCATTGTCATCTATACCAGCTCTAAAGCTGCCCGCTTAACTGACCTCACCATCTTGCCTGACTTAAATGATTCCTTAGACCAAGCTAAAGTTAGCTTCGATGTTTCGATTGATTCTCAGGTTATTGATGAACTGTCTTATCAAATAAGCATTTACGATGAAGCTGAAAAGATAGTTGCCGAGGGAAAGGCTAATGAGAGTGAATTTTACCTAGACCAACCCCAGCTCTGGCAACCACTCAATGCCTATCTCTACACTGCCCAAGTCGACCTCTACCAAGACGGACAACTGGTGGACACTTACCGGCAAGACTTTGGGATTCGCAAGGTAGAAGTCAAAAATGGCCAATTTCTAATTAACCAAGAACCCTTCTATTTCAAGGGGTGTGGTAAACACGAAGATAGCTACGCCCATGGTCGTGGTTTTGATCCTGTGTATAATGTCTTGGATATTAACCTCTTAAAGAGCATGGGAGCTAACTCCATCCGCACCTCACACTACCCTTATTCCGAGGAAATGATGCAAGTCTGTGACCGGGAAGGGATTGTCGTTATCGATGAAACCACCGGGGTGGGAATTATGTCCTCCTTTGGTTTTAATATGTCTAACTTTGACCCAAAAACTTACCGCGATGACACTTTCCAAGAACTCGATACCCAAGCCGCCCATGAACAAGTTATCCGCGAATTGATTCAAAGAGATAAAAACCACGCTTGTGTAGTGATGTGGTCCTTGGCTAACGAAGCAGCCACTTTCAATCCTGAAGCCCACGATTATTTTGCTCCGCTCTTTGACTTGGCCCGGTCCCTCGACCCCCAAAAACGTCCTTTAACCATGATCAATATCCTCTTAGCCACACCGGATACTGACCAATGTTCTGACCTGGTTGATGTCATCTGCCTTAACCGCTATTGCGGTTGGTATACCCAAACCGCTGATTTTGACTTAGCCGAGGACTTGAGCTTAAAAGAATTACAAGACTGGCAAGCCCTCTATCCAGATAAACCCATCATGTATACCGAATACGGGGTTGATACGGTTGCTGGCCTCCACGCCATCGAGCGCCAACCCTTCACGGAAGAATTCCAATGGGACTACTATGTCATGATGTCTCGAGTCTTTGACCAGGTGGATAACTTTGTCGGCGAGCAACTCTGGAATTTCGCTGACTTTCAAACCAAGGTTGGCGTCCAACGGGTTCAAGGCAACAAAAAAGGTATCTTTAACCGGGCCAGGGAACCAAAAATGGTGGTTCGTCTCCTTAAGGACCGCTGGCAAAAGATACCAAACTTTAATTATAAAACAAAAGCTAACTAA